In Rhinolophus sinicus isolate RSC01 linkage group LG17, ASM3656204v1, whole genome shotgun sequence, one DNA window encodes the following:
- the B4GALT3 gene encoding beta-1,4-galactosyltransferase 3 isoform X2, which produces MLRRLLERPCMLALLAGSQLAVMMYLSLGGFRSLSALFGREQGPTFDYSHPHDVYSNLSHLPGAPGGLPAPQGLPYCPERSPLLVGPVSVSFSPVPSLADIVERNPRVEAGGRYRPAGCEPRSRTAIIVPHRAREHHLRLLLYHLHPFLQRQQLAYGIYVIHQAGNGTFNRAKLLNVGVREALRDEEWDCLFLHDVDLLPENDHNLYVCDPRGPRHVAVAMNKFGYSLPYPQYFGGVSALTPDQYLKMNGFPNEYWGWGGEDDDIAARVRLAGMKISRPPTSVGHYKMVRHRGDKGNEENPHRFDLLVRTQNSWTQDGMNSLTYRLLARERRPLYTNITADIGTDPRGPRTASGPRYPPGSSQAFRQEMLQRRPPARPGPLPTANHTAPHGSH; this is translated from the exons ATGTTGCGGAGGCTGCTGGAACGCCCCTGCATGCTGGCCCTGCTCGCGGGCTCCCAACTGGCCGTCATGATGTACCTGTCACTGGGTGGCTTCCGCAGCCTCAGTGCCCTATTTGGCCGAGAGCAGGGGCCCACATTTGACTATTCTCACCCCCATGACGTCTACAGTAACCTCAGtcacctgcctggggccccagGCGGCCTTCCAGCTCCTCAAGGCCTGCCCTATTGTCCAGAGCGGTCCCCTCTCTTAG TGGGTCCCGTGTCCGTGTCCTTTAGTCCAGTGCCGTCGCTGGCAGACATTGTGGAGAGGAATCCCCGGGTGGAAGCGGGGGGCCGCTACCGCCCTGCAGGGTGCGAGCCCCGCTCCCGAACCGCCATCATCGTGCCCCACCGTGCCCGGGAGCACCACCTGCGTCTGCTACTCTACCACCTGCACCCCTTCCTGCAGCGCCAGCAGCTCGCTTACGGCATTTACGTCATCCACCAg GCTGGAAATGGCACATTTAACAGAGCAAAGCTGCTGAACGTGGGGGTGCGGGAGGCCCTGCGTGACGAGGAGTGGGACTGCCTGTTCTTACACGACGTGGACCTCCTGCCAGAGAACGACCACAATCTGTACGTGTGCGACCCCCGGGGCCCCCGGCACGTGGCTGTCGCCATGAACAAGTTTGGATACAG CCTCCCGTACCCCCAGTACTTTGGAGGGGTCTCGGCGCTGACTCCTGACCAGTACCTGAAGATGAACGGCTTCCCCAATGAATACTGGGGCTGGGGTGGCGAGGATGACGACATTGCTGCCAG GGTCCGCCTGGCTGGCATGAAGATCTCCCGCCCCCCCACGTCCGTGGGGCACTACAAGATGGTGAGGCACCGGGGAGACAAGGGCAATGAGGAGAACCCCCACAG ATTTGACCTCCTGGTCCGTACCCAGAATTCATGGACGCAGGATGGGATGAACTCACTGACATACCGACTGCTGGCTCGAGAGCGGCGCCCTCTCTACACAAACATCACCGCAGATATTGGGACGGACCCTCGGGGTCCCCGGACTGCCTCTGGTCCCCGTTACCCACCTGGTTCCTCCCAGGCCTTCCGTCAGGAGATGCTGCAGCGCCGGCCCCCAGCCAGGCCCGGCCCTCTGCCTACTGCCAACCACACAGCCCCCCACGGTTCACACTGA
- the B4GALT3 gene encoding beta-1,4-galactosyltransferase 3 isoform X1, which yields MLDDASHLCSPGTPGSPPDLEEDSLSLELSSLPPQTSQPRMLRRLLERPCMLALLAGSQLAVMMYLSLGGFRSLSALFGREQGPTFDYSHPHDVYSNLSHLPGAPGGLPAPQGLPYCPERSPLLVGPVSVSFSPVPSLADIVERNPRVEAGGRYRPAGCEPRSRTAIIVPHRAREHHLRLLLYHLHPFLQRQQLAYGIYVIHQAGNGTFNRAKLLNVGVREALRDEEWDCLFLHDVDLLPENDHNLYVCDPRGPRHVAVAMNKFGYSLPYPQYFGGVSALTPDQYLKMNGFPNEYWGWGGEDDDIAARVRLAGMKISRPPTSVGHYKMVRHRGDKGNEENPHRFDLLVRTQNSWTQDGMNSLTYRLLARERRPLYTNITADIGTDPRGPRTASGPRYPPGSSQAFRQEMLQRRPPARPGPLPTANHTAPHGSH from the exons ATGTTAGATGATGCCTCACATCTCTGCTCCCCCGGGACCCCCGGCAGCCCCCCTGATCTGGAAGAAGACAGTTTGAGCCTAG agctgtcctctctccctccccagacCTCACAGCCCAGGATGTTGCGGAGGCTGCTGGAACGCCCCTGCATGCTGGCCCTGCTCGCGGGCTCCCAACTGGCCGTCATGATGTACCTGTCACTGGGTGGCTTCCGCAGCCTCAGTGCCCTATTTGGCCGAGAGCAGGGGCCCACATTTGACTATTCTCACCCCCATGACGTCTACAGTAACCTCAGtcacctgcctggggccccagGCGGCCTTCCAGCTCCTCAAGGCCTGCCCTATTGTCCAGAGCGGTCCCCTCTCTTAG TGGGTCCCGTGTCCGTGTCCTTTAGTCCAGTGCCGTCGCTGGCAGACATTGTGGAGAGGAATCCCCGGGTGGAAGCGGGGGGCCGCTACCGCCCTGCAGGGTGCGAGCCCCGCTCCCGAACCGCCATCATCGTGCCCCACCGTGCCCGGGAGCACCACCTGCGTCTGCTACTCTACCACCTGCACCCCTTCCTGCAGCGCCAGCAGCTCGCTTACGGCATTTACGTCATCCACCAg GCTGGAAATGGCACATTTAACAGAGCAAAGCTGCTGAACGTGGGGGTGCGGGAGGCCCTGCGTGACGAGGAGTGGGACTGCCTGTTCTTACACGACGTGGACCTCCTGCCAGAGAACGACCACAATCTGTACGTGTGCGACCCCCGGGGCCCCCGGCACGTGGCTGTCGCCATGAACAAGTTTGGATACAG CCTCCCGTACCCCCAGTACTTTGGAGGGGTCTCGGCGCTGACTCCTGACCAGTACCTGAAGATGAACGGCTTCCCCAATGAATACTGGGGCTGGGGTGGCGAGGATGACGACATTGCTGCCAG GGTCCGCCTGGCTGGCATGAAGATCTCCCGCCCCCCCACGTCCGTGGGGCACTACAAGATGGTGAGGCACCGGGGAGACAAGGGCAATGAGGAGAACCCCCACAG ATTTGACCTCCTGGTCCGTACCCAGAATTCATGGACGCAGGATGGGATGAACTCACTGACATACCGACTGCTGGCTCGAGAGCGGCGCCCTCTCTACACAAACATCACCGCAGATATTGGGACGGACCCTCGGGGTCCCCGGACTGCCTCTGGTCCCCGTTACCCACCTGGTTCCTCCCAGGCCTTCCGTCAGGAGATGCTGCAGCGCCGGCCCCCAGCCAGGCCCGGCCCTCTGCCTACTGCCAACCACACAGCCCCCCACGGTTCACACTGA